One Mus musculus strain C57BL/6J chromosome 2, GRCm38.p6 C57BL/6J genomic window, CCCTGTAAGTAATTCCAATAAACTCAAATAatgagtaaaaataataataacaaattccCCCCAAATAAGTATTTGCCAAGTTGAACTTTGATGGATTTATTTCTCTGGCCCAGTGTCAGTTGCCTGTCTAAGATGAAGAGGCATGTGTGTTGTCTCTCCTCAGGAAGCCTCTGACAAGGCATGCACTcaccacacaggcacatgcacacatacacacacacacacacacacacacacacacacacacacacacacacacgtggggtTGCTACACTCAGCTTTTAATGGTTTTGCTGGGGGTTGAACTCgggttctcatgcttgtgtggaACTTCACCAATGATGTCATCTCCCCAGGCCCTCTGCACCAGGAACCTTGGTGTTAACCAGGGTCATTCTGTGGGAAAGGGAAAGAATTGACTGCCCAGGAAAAACAGACCAAACAAGAGGCCGTCGGGAACCATTTTACAGAGCACGAGTTGACATCTAACTCCAGGATAGGAAGGGTAACCAAGAGTTGGGAGTCCTCCTGAGGGCTCGAAGAGAGGCATTTTTGACTCCTGAGTCCCATTTCCCTTACCTTCTCAAGGTCCACCCTGCCACCATTCCCTCGAGAAGGGGAGCAACCCTTTTAGGAAGCCCGTCCCAACTTCCCCTGGATGTTTAAACTCTCCTTCACCTTATCCCCATTTTTCATAAGAATTCTCACTAGTTATTTCCTGGACTATTTCTACTGAGTTAGTCTTACATTTTCTTCTGGTCAGATTAAGACAGCATTGTAAAGCAGattttatgtgtctgtatgcatgttacccgaggccagaagagggcaccagctcTCGGAAGGCTggttgctggaaaccaaactctcttcctctggaagagctgggcAGGTGtggagggggcagggcagggcagggcagggcaggccaGAGTGGGCTTGTTGGGGGATGGTTTTGTGCACTGTTGTTCAGATGCTGACTTCTTTACCGCAGACATCTGGTTGCAGTCTGGAAGATAGCCATCTCCCGATCTCAATGTTGTGTAAACATTGttttccatcacctctgattggttaataaaagagCTGGTCAGCCAATTAGCTGAGCAGAAGAGATAGGGAGGGACTTCCAATCCCAGTCATGGGGTCCCAAAGGAGACCAGAGAGTAGATAAGGACCAGGAGGAGGAGACGGTGTGGAGAAACCACGTGGAGAGACCAGGAAGATTCGCCATGAGAAAACAGCCATGAGAACATACATAGACCAGAGTGAAGCAGGGCAAGACCAGAGGGCAAGTACCAGGGCATTTGGTTGGGTAGTAGGTAGTCTAATTGGGTTAGGATAGATAAGAATCTGCCCGGATATTAGAGTACACACTCTAATAGCTTGTTAATAAAAATGCCAGGTCTCTGTATCTTTACGGCTCGAGTGGGTATAGAAACACTCTGCAGTTATTTGGGAGCAAAAAGGGACATAGAACGCCCCCTCCCCCAAGATTACTATTACAGGGGCTGAATCTGTGCATTGACCTGGGACTAGGCTTGGGGACTGGTAGAACCAGGACCAAGGAGGGCTACGTGCCTGATAAGGAGTCAGCCAGCCGTAGCCTGGCGTCAGGGCAGGCAGACCAGGACATGTTGGAGCCCTGCCAGGAAGAGAAGGCCTGGGCATGGAAGAAAATGTTCCCCGCGTGTTTCATCCTATGGAATGCGGCCTTTTGATTTTATAGAGGGTTTATTTATACAGCATTGAGACTAAGGGTGATTTTCCTTCAAACATTGAGGAGCAGCAGTGTCATGATTATGACCCCAGGGCAGGGTGACAGTGTTCCACAAGAACTTGTTCAGCAGCTGGAACAACCTCCCCAGACATGCAGCAGTGTACTGTGGGGCTTGCACTGTCTGCAGGAGGGCCAGAAGGAACTAGAAGTACACCTTCACAGCTTCCCAGGCCACACCCTGTTTCCCAGAATGCCCTCACACAGTCAACACAAGAAAGAACCTGGCTGTGTtccaaaaaaaatctatttctgaACACTAAAGTTTATGCTAATTTTCACAttcatggtttctttttcttttttaagctatttaaaatacaaatataaggaagggctgaagagatggtacAATGGTTAAGagctaactgttcttccagaggtcctgagttcaattctcagcaaccatgtggtggctcacaaccatctgtaatggggtgtgatgccctcttctgtgtgtctgaagacagctacagtgtactcatatacataaaccacacacacacagacacacacacacagacacacacacacacacacacacatcttaaagaACAGATCTAAATAAGGCGATTATCGGCCTGTCCTTGGCCTATTCTCCACAGTTGGGCTCTCCCTGTGCAGAGGCTATTAGTAACCTGGACATGGCCTACTCACCAGTATTTTCCCATGCAAGTCTTTAGCTGTTGTGTGTATGATAGAATTTTATGAAAGTATCTCTTTCATTCAAAGAGCCTGAACATCTGCTGAACCTCACAAGCAAGTCAATATGCCATGATCCTCCTGTgtgctcagcctgtttatttaaTCTCCCTTTAAGAGAGCTACAAGAAAATTTGTATAAAGAAGACTCGATATCTCTGTGGTATGATTAAGGGccaggtttttattgtagatatgagaaagaacagccagaggcatctagaagagtccagagcagagagagaggcaagtaGACAGAACATGGCTGGCAGATGGACATGGCAGGGCTATCTGTGACACagaagaggtcagagaacagagaagcaggtggagaaggaggagcagaacAGAGGAAAAACATCGAGAATAGCAGGGCTTTATATCAGTGTTTATTAGGAAAGGCTAATGTTTAGTGTTTCTTACTACGGAAACCAAGCATGGAGGTATACACCTGTCCTGGCGGTTTGGATGTCATGTCTCCCATATTTGTGGGCATTTGAATATTAGGTCCCCAGTTGGTGAccctgtttggggaggtttaagaggtgtggccttgctggaaggtATTTGCTGGGGCAGGAGCTGAGGTTTCAAAGCCTCCCACAATCTCcagttctctctgcttccagttTATGGTCTGAGTCTGAGCCCTCAGCCCTCAGGTTCCAACTCTGCTACCATGCTTGATGCTGAAATGGGAACGCCCCAGGAATCTCatgctgagagaaggaaaagatgcCAGCCAGTCTGTCAGAAATAGATCCCGCGCGGTTCTAACAACTTTCAGGCCATCTCACAGGGTGAGACTGAAGCCTAGATAAGCGTGGGTGAACGGATCTCtgagggtttgaggccagcctggtctacacagtgaatttcagggacagccaaggctgttatgcagagaaaccctgtctggaacaaaacaagcaaacagaatccaagtacATTTTGCACCCAGTGTGCTCGGTCTTCAGCGTGCACACTCTCAATGAAGACTGTAGTTTTGTCTTGCTGGGAGCTTTTGCTTCGCTTGGGTGTTCCTTTGTGTGATACTGAGACTATTTCTAACAGGTagggaccaaacccaggtcttggTCTATGCCACACAAGCACTTTACTAGTTTCAGCTCATGCTTTAACTTTGCTGTTttagatttatcttatttttttaattgtgggTGCCACCTGTGTGtgggtgcctatggaggccagatgtAGCAGATCTGCAGCTGGAGCTACAAGTGATGGTGTGGCACCTGatatgtttgctgggaattgaacactggtcctctggaagagtaagatattctcttaatagctgagccatctcttcatttcCCCATGCTACAACATCTTTAACCCATTTGTGCCAGGAGCCAGCCCTGGCGGTTCTTTCTGCTTGGTTCCTCTTGAGGCAACAGAGGGGGAAGTGTCAGCCGGGGTAAGACTTGATCttatgagatatttagggttgctgtttaataataaaacatttcccTATCTTAAGTTTAAGTCACTTTGatactgtagctgacctgcctgagttccttttGGGGGTCAGAAACTGCAATCTCCTTTAGAACCTCATCTTAAAACAGCAGGGGATTCAGTAAagcagcctttgttctatctcctcAGGGACTGTGCAGCTCTAACTCCCAGTCTGCTAGTAGAAGTCCTTAGGAAGAAAAGGGGACAGTTTGACAAGTGATTTCAGCCTGTTTCTATGTTCTCTCTAAACAGTTTCCTAAGAAAGTTCTCTAAGAAAATGGATCTAAGAAAAGGATTAATGGCTAGAGCCTTTTCTctcttgtccagatgcctctCGACTGTCAGGCTAGGGGGAAGTTTGAAGCAATAAACctctattgaaccaggagaagagagtcacactcacagaaggaaaaacttttacacaagcaaatatATATAAGCTCACATGAATTCATATACAGATTCATGCATATACCCTCACAAGTCCCCATTTGAACCAATTGAGCCCAGCTTCCATGCCATCTGATAattgcacacttacacacacacacacacacacacacacacacgcatgcgcgcacacacacacttatgtgtgtatatgaagcaaaagaccaagcaccGTTGCAGagagaactcactcattctggctGAAAAATaagctccaatctttattgcatagggaaagaaaacacttttacacttttattgctaaatgaattaaaaccAAGTCTGTAAGAAAGAAAAGCTTTATTATCCTtaagactaagcctgccttgGTATTAAGAAAAGCCCTGTTCTACCCCATGGtcaggagaagcctgcctgctccttctgctctccctgcagcttctttttttttttttttttctctttccctctgcattctgcatatggctctcttaattttttatgttgccttatagtttctaagttattccactctgcattctccttctaatcttgctctctcctcctgctctgatgCCACAATGGCCTTGCTCTCTATGCTCTTGCTCCCAAAGCTTTCTCTCCAAGGTTACATCTCCAATGTAATCTTTCTTAGTCTTCTGTACCCTTTCTAGGAGAATAGATCACATGGCTTTTtcaacccccccccttttttaaacaaaagttcACTGGAAGTTCAAACATAAATAAGTTTACAGCACAGAATATTCACATGCATATctattaggagtaattatctggctaagcATTCGTCATCTTTCACCAGTTCTACAGGTTCATAAAGAGTTTTTATGAAAAGTCAAAAACATAACTTTTGTGGGTAAATTTTGTATTGATAaacctagtcaatattttatcttctgtccttgcacctatagcctattgttagttccctttttaaGACCActggttaatggttttacaacctccTAGAATGTGCTCTAAGTTGTTGATGCCTActtgctatctcagaagcaactaactcatgacacttgaagactggcagagttcttatTGAAGTTTTCATATTAGAGAAGACTTAATAGAAGTCCTAttgtaaaagagcttaataattactaatgtaagtttaggaattcttataggatcatccttaagaattaagaaatcatctatttgggctggagagatggctcaggggttaagagcaccaactgttcttccagaggtcctgagttcaattcccagcaaccacatggtggctcacaaccatctgtaatggggtctggtgccctcttcttgtgtgtctgatggtgtactcatatgtataaaataaataaataaatcttttttctttcttcctctttttttttttccaagacagagtttctctgagtagccctggctgtcctggaactcactctgtagtccaggctggccttgaactcagaaatctgcctgcctctgcctcccaagtgctgggattaaaggcatgtgccaccatcgcccggctcttttttcttttttaaaaaagaaataatctatttgtctatatagcatcattaCAAGAGAGTACATCTTCATTGTTCTGCAGAACATTCTGTTCAAAAcggtgggctaatacctagtgattgttatatatatttaataataccaggaaaagcatattaatagcaggaatctttcctaaaatgaaatcTCCTCGTCCTTGCCTACAGAAGCAAATCCATCACTAATTGTACAGTCCATGGCAGAACCGTCTCAGGAAGATCACTTGCTGGCTTTTAGCTTCTCCTTGATGGCTCCTGGCACTTTTGTAGCCATTCTGTAACCTATGTATATGTACTAAATATATAggtataattaatattaattaaatttatataataatattaaataataaaattatattttatattacacatatattatGCACATTGTTATAACTAACAGTAAAATAATatcaaatgataaaataaaattaagtaatattaattaaaattatatatatatatatataatatttatatgtacTAACATCTATGTACTTATATATGTGTActgtgttatatattttatacacattATTAGTTAATATTGGTAGTTAAAATTGTAGTAAAAGAACCTGTGTTTGTTAATGACTAGATGTCGAGGGAAATCATGATTGCCTGGTGGGCTCGAGCTAACCCAGCCATACACACTTGCAGCAACCTCTCTCTCACAGCTGTCGTAAAGGCAATGAATGGCGAGTGCCCCACCCAGGGGAGAGAGCAGGCCCTAAAGTGCAAATGTTCGAATCCAGATGCTGCTCAGGCCATGTCTGCAGCAGCCTTTCCCCTCTCACAGATGTTAACAGACTGAGACACTGACTGATTCCCTTGCTAACAGACATCCAGGGGTGAGGGGCCCTCACCAGAGTGAGCTTGCATCAAAGGGTACTCCCTGCCTGTCCCACGCGCCCTTTGGGTTTATGCTAACAGATCCCACTTTTGCCACCTGGGCTTTGAGACTCTGCCTTGCCACCTCTGGTGCTGGGGTCTGAGCTCTCCTGGgaacctttctctctgtctgtacaAGGTGCTActaagtttgtttttattatttgactgtttggttttcaaaacagggtttcctctgtgtggccctagctatcctggaactcaatctgtagaccaggctggccttgaactcagagatctgtctgccctttcctccccagtgctggctcCTCCACTGTCCAGATgttgtttctaatttctttctcagtaatCCATCTCCATATCTTTTTAATAAACAACTTAGACCCTTTTAACAGGTCACAGCCAACAACACTGATATAACTTGTGGATTTATTGTTATTAGATACATTCTAACATTTCAGAATAGCACAGCTCTCAGGGCAGGCGGGATACAACATGATCGGGCTCTGGGGTTCCTATGCTGAGTAAGAGCTCAGCATACAGCCCATAGGAATTATAAGAGTGCGTCTGAGAAACTGAGGACTGCAAGTCACATGGCAGGGCACATTTGTCCTCCCTCTATAAGGACCCAAGAAGAACCACAGtgtctcccttccctgcccctaGGGCTTCCAGCATCATGGTCTCTATGACAACAGCTTCTCTGAGGCCCATGTCTCATTTCTTTATTGATGCAAGCCTGTAAATCTGAGGAGGGGACAACAAACTGAGACAGAGGTAGGTGACTGGGCAACAGGAGGTCCTCAGGGTGCTTCCATACCATAGGGATAgggcaggtctggaactcaatctgtagaccaggctgcttcaGAGGGTAGTTCTTAGGTAAGCTCAGAGTTCGCAGGGTCTGAGAGCAAGTCAAGAGATGGAGGGTGCGAACGCTGTTGGCAAGAGGTCCATGGGGCTGAGCAGGGCAGAGGATTGAAGGTGTGTTAAGGAGAGCATTTAGAAGGAGGCAGATGGCAAGCACCCACCCCTTGCTTCCCTCTCCATGTCCCAAGGGGCACACTTACGAGGGGGCGAGGGCTCTCCAGTGATGATGGAGCCAAACTCCACCGGATGCACACTGCCCAGGGGTATGTCTCTGCAGGGGCCAGTGACAGACCAGATAAGAGTTCAGAAGGTTGGAAAGTGACCGTGTATGAGACAAAGGGGGATTGCTTCTCCATTCCACTCAAGCTTCGAATTCCACATTCCTGTTCTGTCCTTAAGATGTCCAGACCTCACTTATGTCCCAGGGCCTCCAGGGCTGTGGACATCCTTTCTCCCGAGGTGACTCCACTCCAGCCCCCACTCAGTCTAGATGTAGGCGTCACCGAGGGCCCACCTAGAGCTGAAGTGCAGAGATGTCTCCCTTGGTGGGAACTGTGCCTTCCCATGCTCCGTTTAGCCGTGCTCTGCCAGTCTAGACTCTGAACTGCCGGGACCTTTCTCACAGACCTTGCCATTTCTTTGGATGGTTCATCCAGATATTCCCACTGTCCTTGACACCCTATCCCGATAACGGTGTGCAGCTGCCACCCCTCTGAAGTGCCCCCTCCCAACTGTCACTCCACCTGTTTCCCTGTCTGCAGacaccgcccccaccccccaggcactACCTGGCTTTCCCCAGACCGTCTCACTGGCTCCTGGGGCCTGCTGGTGCTGTTTCTGGCCTGAGGTGCCCTCTAGTCACATCTCCAACCCAACCCTGCCCTTCCCTCAATTGGTCTAGAACACTTCCAAGTTCAGACAGGGACATAATGTGCCTGACTTGCCCGAGGGGCCTAGTGAGGAGGCTGCCCTCGGTAGATAATGTGTGCTATCAGGTGGCATTTCTGCCTGCCAGAAAATTGGGTTTACAGCACTGTGATCTACAGGGGACAGAGGCACAGAGTCCTGGCACAGAAAGAGCAACACTATAGCTGGCCAGTTTATAGGGAGCACAAAGGGGTCCTTGGCTAGCACCGAGGGACCTGAAGGGAGTAATTAGGGCAAAGGCCATGGGAGATGGCTGATATTGAGACAAGGAAGCTAGAGTCGTCTTCAGGACAAAGCGGAGCACAGGCTGTGTTGAATTTCTTTAAagcagaaaaaaaccaacaacaacaaaaaacataaaacaaaaaaatcaagggaAGCCCATGGAAAGGACCACACCACCAAGTGCTGGTCAGGGCAGTGATACACACCACGGACTTCTTCCCACAGCCTGGGAGCTCTCACTACATCTAGAGAATAAGGATCCCATCTAGCTTCCTAAAGCCCCAGCTCCCTGTAGCCTCTCACTCTACAAAGCCCTGAAGAGTTCTGAGAAGCAGGAGCCATGGGGGCAGGCTCAGGAAGAGAGACCTGAGCACCGAACCTACCTATTCCATAGGGGGTCCCTCCTGCAGCACAGTCCCCTTCGATGACAGAATGTTGGGAGCTGGTAGTAGCACCAGGCTAGGCCAGCcccagggagcagaggcagcaggaagctGAGGAGCATGGCCAAGGGGAAGGCATCTCGGTCTGTGGAGGGCAGGGGTGCTGAGTCTCAAGCAGGCTACTGCCCAGGTGGTTCctgcctgcccccaccccactggCATACTTGCAGACTGTGCAGGGCCACTATCCACGCTACCACCCAAGCCAGGCTTGTCACAGAAGGGTGGAGCCCAGCCAGCAGCACAGTGACAGTTACGATTGCTATTGCAAACCTAAGATGAGGATAGAAAAGTCACCAGGTAGCAAGGACCTCCAAGGTCACCCTGACCCCTTAGGCTACTCACCCCACCGTTATGGCAGGCAGTCAAGCAACGTTCCAGCTCCTGGGAGGTAGCATTCTGACAGTGCCTGTCCTGGCACACCTATGGGCATTGTGCCCACTGGGCAGTGAGGAGAACACTTTGGCATGGAGGACTCAATAACCAGGAGGGGTTGGGTGGGCAGGGCTCACCATTCTAGGTCCACAGCCGGTGCCTGGCTCTACCAGACCCAAGTCAAGCTGGTCCAGGTGACTATCTGGGAGCACAAAGGCCCCTCGGCAAACCACTTCGCGGCCCTCTAGGAGAATTGTGGAGTCCATAGTCACTATGTGCGGCACTAGTGGGTTCGGCTCCCCTCCCTGGCACAGCAGTTTCCCACACAGAGCGTCCCTGGGGAGGAAGTGGAAGGTGGTCAACAACTTGGAGTGTTCCCTCCGCATGCTCCGCCCTACTTTACAGCTGCAGACCCTCAGCATCACACCTCACCTCTGAGCACAAGGCAGGAAGCTACCCTTGTGGTCCTGGCCACAGTTCCCTTGCGAATTCCCCATGGAGTTCATCTGCTGGAAACATGGCTCTGGGGCCGGCTTGgaccctggggggagggggagtaagAAGCGGGCAGCTCGGGCCTCAGTTCCACGGGTGGAGCTTGCCCTCAGTAGAAAACCGCAGGTTTTAGTATTGGTCAGGGCACCAGGACCAGCGTGCGGTCTCACCAGGCCCCCATAGCTGCTGGCACTGCTGCTCCAGCGTGGGACACCAGCCGTCTAGGCAATAGCCGCGACCCTCAGCGCAGGGTGAGCCATCCAGTAGGTAAACATCTGCGGGGCAATACGGGGAGGTGCCGGTGCAGAACTCGGGGAGATCGCAGTCAGTCGCAGCAGGACGACAAGGCGTGCCCGCGGACTTTAACTACACCAGAGACCCATTAAGGGAAAGCAGAGAGATCTTTGCTGAAAGCCCGAGGGAGTGCTACGTGAACCCATACACTGGGTCAAACTCACACTCAGAAAAGGGACTAGAAGTCCCAGCCCAGCTAAGATGTACAGGGCGCTCCCCAGTATCCTCACCAGGCACCTCGCACAGCAATCACCGTGGGCACATTGAGCCCCCGCACGCAGGGAGCAATTGTGGGCAAAGCAGCAGGGGTCTGGGCACTTCTGAAGTcagaaaggagagaacagaacaCGTGATGGTGGAGCAAGCTAGACCTGGGAAAGGCTGGGAGCATGGGTTAGCCTTGAACCCCAGGGACGAAGATGACGATCTGACCTGGCCAGAACCGCAGTCGCACTCTTCTCCTGCTTCCAAGAAGCCGTTTCCGCAGCGGCTGGGCAGCACCAGGAGCCCCGGCGCCGAGGTGTTGGAGAGGCAAGGACCGCCCCCTTTGCGGAAGAAGGTGCGCAGCTGGCGGCGGCTGCAGGCGCTGAAGACGCGCGGGAAAGGGTGCCTGCAGATGGAAGATGGATGTCATTGGTGGTGTGGGGACCATCTCGGGTGCTGGAGCCACCTCCTAAGCTCAGGCTACTTCTGCACTCTGGGCCCTGAGGTTAGCCACACAGCCCTCAAGATGTGCTGTTTCTTTCTAAGCTAAGCGAGCAATCGAGAGAGAGAGGAGCCTAGGAACTGGAGACAGGAGGCTGTGACGCTAAAATCGGGCAGTCCGGGCCCCAAGGAGGACCAAGGATCAGAGTGGAGTACCCTAGTCCCGCAGTCATTCTGAGACTCCACCTTATCAGCATCTTTCCCACCGAGGCCCTATTAGCAGGCTGTTATCTTTACTAAAGAGGGAACTGAGGGGTAACCAAAGAAACGCAGTCGCTTTGTCTAGGTCCGGTAACAACGACCTTCTTTGCGTACCCTGTGGCTGCCTCCATGACGCAGCCTCCTTGCTCTGCATCGGCCTGCACGCAGCAGCCCTCGGGATCATGGTGGAGGCCCAGGCTGTGGCCTATCTCGTGGGCCATGGTGGCTGCTGTGCCGATGGGGAGTTCCGAGTGGTCCTGAGGAGCCGGGTTTCACTGAGGACCACAAACCCTACCCAAACCTCTCTCCTCCTAGGTCCCCAGCAGAGCTTACTGTGCTCACACCTCCGGAGCTCTCCGCGCGGCATATGCCCTCCACAGGTGCCAGGCCCACCGTGGTACCCTGGAAGGTGCGGCCCCTAAGGATGATGGAGCAGGGCGTGACTGGGTGGAGTTGGAAATAAGGACATCCCGCaaccggggtgtgtgtgtgtgtgtgtgtgtgtgtgtgtgtgtgtgtgtgtgtgtgtgtgtgtaaatggcaCCCACGTGAGCAGTTGTGTGGAGTCGTGTGGTCTCCTGGCCCACACCCCGCGGCGCCACTGTAGGAAAGCCCAGAGCGTTTCGTTTGCGTCCTGAGTGATGCGACTGAGATCCTGCTCGGTCCACACTTCCAGCCCGGTCAACACCAACTGTATATCCAGAGTCCTGAGAATCTGAGGGAGAGACCTGCTGAAGCCAGGAACCAGGCACTCACCAGAGCTTTTCAACTGCCTCACTCCCAACCTTCAGCGCCCTAATCATCCAACCTGGTCCACGCAATTGGCAACCTCCAGGAGGCGCTGTCTCGTGTGGTTCAAGTTCTGATGCTGAAGCAAGaactgagaaggcagagaggtCCCTGGGTCATAACGGTGCTGAGCAGGCTCCCGCCCAGCCCAGTCAGACCTCTTAGGTCTCTCCTCACCAGGGTGTGGTCAGCCACTATGTACAGTTCCAGGTACCTGGGACTCCTGCGCGCCTCTCGCCTCACCTGGGAGGAGCAAATGGTGAGGGGCAGGCTGCTTGACCGAATCCTTGGCCACACACCGTGATCCCCCCGGGCAGGGGAGGGGATAGTTAAACTTCTGCTCAAACTTGATTCTTCAGCCTCTGAATTAAAACAGGGAGACCCCGTCCAGGACCCGCATTCCTGTGTCCTCTGCTTTGAAGGACCAGTCCCACTCTAGTCTGTACCCCTTACCCGGCTCTGGGGGACATGAGGAAGACTGGCCATTCCTGCTTTGTATTGGGAGTTCTTGTCTCTCTGGACCCCTCTCCAGGTGAACAACTGCTCCATCCGGAAGATCTCGTGGGTTGGGAAGTCTTTGGTATCCCCAGGAGTCCGAGGTTGCAGATAATAGCTGACTTTGCTGCTGAGCACAATAAGGCCACTAGAGTGCAGTGGATAGCAAGGATGTGTGAACAGGAAGCGCTCACCTCTGCCGCAGCCCCAGGCCCTCTCCCCCAACGCCTTACCTCATCCCAGAGCAGGTGCTGAGAACCACCCAGGATTCCCGGAAGCCCCTCACAC contains:
- the Adam33 gene encoding disintegrin and metalloproteinase domain-containing protein 33 isoform X5, encoding MGSRCGRPGGSPVLLLLPLLLPSCPLRSARMFPGNAHGELVTPHWILEGRLWLKVTLEEPILKPDSVLVALEAEGQDLLLELEKKHKLLAPGYTETHYRPDGHPVVLSPNHTDHCQYHGRVRGFRESWVVLSTCSGMSGLIVLSSKVSYYLQPRTPGDTKDFPTHEIFRMEQLFTWRGVQRDKNSQYKAGMASLPHVPQSRVRREARRSPRYLELYIVADHTLFLLQHQNLNHTRQRLLEVANCVDQILRTLDIQLVLTGLEVWTEQDLSRITQDANETLWAFLQWRRGVWARRPHDSTQLLTGRTFQGTTVGLAPVEGICRAESSGGVSTAPFPARLQRLQPPPAAHLLPQRGRSLPLQHLGAGAPGAAQPLRKRLLGSRRRVRLRFWPEVPRPLLLCPQLLPACGGSMCPR
- the Adam33 gene encoding disintegrin and metalloproteinase domain-containing protein 33 isoform X4, translated to MGSRCGRPGGSPVLLLLPLLLPSCPLRSARMFPGNAHGELVTPHWILEGRLWLKVTLEEPILKPDSVLVALEAEGQDLLLELEKKHKLLAPGYTETHYRPDGHPVVLSPNHTDHCQYHGRVRGFRESWVVLSTCSGMSGLIVLSSKVSYYLQPRTPGDTKDFPTHEIFRMEQLFTWRGVQRDKNSQYKAGMASLPHVPQSRVRREARRSPRYLELYIVADHTLFLLQHQNLNHTRQRLLEVANCVDQILRTLDIQLVLTGLEVWTEQDLSRITQDANETLWAFLQWRRGVWARRPHDSTQLLTGRTFQGTTVGLAPVEGICRAESSGGVSTDHSELPIGTAATMAHEIGHSLGLHHDPEGCCVQADAEQGGCVMEAATGHPFPRVFSACSRRQLRTFFRKGGGPCLSNTSAPGLLVLPSRCGNGFLEAGEECDCGSGQKCPDPCCFAHNCSLRAGAQCAHGDCCARCLLKSAGTPCRPAATDCDLPEFCTGTSPYCPADVYLLDGSPCAEGRGYCLDGWCPTLEQQCQQLWGPGSKPAPEPCFQQMNSMGNSQGNCGQDHKGSFLPCAQRDALCGKLLCQGGEPNPLVPHIVTMDSTILLEGREVVCRGAFVLPDSHLDQLDLGLVEPGTGCGPRMWAQCP
- the Adam33 gene encoding disintegrin and metalloproteinase domain-containing protein 33 isoform X2; its protein translation is MGSRCGRPGGSPVLLLLPLLLPSCPLRSARMFPGNAHGELVTPHWILEGRLWLKVTLEEPILKPDSVLVALEAEGQDLLLELEKKHKLLAPGYTETHYRPDGHPVVLSPNHTDHCQYHGRVRGFRESWVVLSTCSGMSGLIVLSSKVSYYLQPRTPGDTKDFPTHEIFRMEQLFTWRGVQRDKNSQYKAGMASLPHVPQSRVRREARRSPRYLELYIVADHTLFLLQHQNLNHTRQRLLEVANCVDQILRTLDIQLVLTGLEVWTEQDLSRITQDANETLWAFLQWRRGVWARRPHDSTQLLTGRTFQGTTVGLAPVEGICRAESSGGVSTDHSELPIGTAATMAHEIGHSLGLHHDPEGCCVQADAEQGGCVMEAATGHPFPRVFSACSRRQLRTFFRKGGGPCLSNTSAPGLLVLPSRCGNGFLEAGEECDCGSGQKCPDPCCFAHNCSLRAGAQCAHGDCCARCLLKSAGTPCRPAATDCDLPEFCTGTSPYCPADVYLLDGSPCAEGRGYCLDGWCPTLEQQCQQLWGPGSKPAPEPCFQQMNSMGNSQGNCGQDHKGSFLPCAQRDALCGKLLCQGGEPNPLVPHIVTMDSTILLEGREVVCRGAFVLPDSHLDQLDLGLVEPGTGCGPRMVCQDRHCQNATSQELERCLTACHNGGVCNSNRNCHCAAGWAPPFCDKPGLGGSVDSGPAQSANRDAFPLAMLLSFLLPLLPGAGLAWCYYQLPTFCHRRGLCCRRDPLWNSSRWALGDAYI
- the Adam33 gene encoding disintegrin and metalloproteinase domain-containing protein 33 isoform X3, with product MSGLIVLSSKVSYYLQPRTPGDTKDFPTHEIFRMEQLFTWRGVQRDKNSQYKAGMASLPHVPQSRVRREARRSPRYLELYIVADHTLFLLQHQNLNHTRQRLLEVANCVDQILRTLDIQLVLTGLEVWTEQDLSRITQDANETLWAFLQWRRGVWARRPHDSTQLLTGRTFQGTTVGLAPVEGICRAESSGGVSTDHSELPIGTAATMAHEIGHSLGLHHDPEGCCVQADAEQGGCVMEAATGHPFPRVFSACSRRQLRTFFRKGGGPCLSNTSAPGLLVLPSRCGNGFLEAGEECDCGSGQKCPDPCCFAHNCSLRAGAQCAHGDCCARCLLKSAGTPCRPAATDCDLPEFCTGTSPYCPADVYLLDGSPCAEGRGYCLDGWCPTLEQQCQQLWGPGSKPAPEPCFQQMNSMGNSQGNCGQDHKGSFLPCAQRDALCGKLLCQGGEPNPLVPHIVTMDSTILLEGREVVCRGAFVLPDSHLDQLDLGLVEPGTGCGPRMVCQDRHCQNATSQELERCLTACHNGGVCNSNRNCHCAAGWAPPFCDKPGLGGSVDSGPAQSANRDAFPLAMLLSFLLPLLPGAGLAWCYYQLPTFCHRRGLCCRRDPLWNRDIPLGSVHPVEFGSIITGEPSPPPPWTSCQQRSHPPSLDLLSDPANSELT